Proteins encoded within one genomic window of Candidatus Berkiella cookevillensis:
- the odhB gene encoding 2-oxoglutarate dehydrogenase complex dihydrolipoyllysine-residue succinyltransferase, with product MTIEIKVPVLPESVQDATIATWYKKPGDVVAQDDNLVDIETDKVVLEVVAPQAGILEKIIKSTGETVLAEEVIGIVTPGAQGANANHASVEAQAQPAAAPAASKMDNAEKTAGPAARRMMAEHDIAPETVQGSGKGGRVTTQDVKSAQAAPQVAKQPAAPITLTGDRPEKRVPMTRLRTRIAERLLSAQHNAAILTTFNEINMKPVMDLRNRYKDQFEKQHGVKLGFMSFFTKAVIEALKRFPVVNASLDGTDMIYHGYFDIGVAVSSPRGLVVPVLRDADKLSLAGIEKSISALGMKAKEGTLSIEEMTGGTFTISNGGVFGSLLSTPILNPPQTGILGMHKIEERPVVEKGEIVIRPMMYVALSYDHRMIDGAESVRFLVTIKDLIEDPARLLLDI from the coding sequence ATGACTATTGAAATTAAAGTCCCCGTTTTACCAGAATCTGTTCAAGATGCGACTATTGCTACGTGGTATAAAAAGCCCGGTGATGTGGTTGCTCAGGATGATAATTTGGTAGACATTGAAACCGATAAAGTAGTATTGGAAGTGGTTGCACCTCAAGCAGGGATTCTTGAAAAAATCATTAAAAGTACCGGCGAAACGGTTTTAGCCGAAGAAGTAATTGGTATTGTGACGCCTGGTGCGCAAGGTGCAAACGCAAATCATGCATCTGTAGAGGCTCAAGCTCAGCCAGCAGCAGCGCCTGCTGCAAGCAAAATGGATAATGCTGAAAAAACAGCTGGCCCTGCTGCCAGAAGAATGATGGCTGAACATGATATTGCGCCTGAGACTGTACAAGGTTCTGGTAAAGGCGGTCGTGTAACAACGCAAGATGTAAAATCTGCACAAGCTGCACCACAAGTTGCAAAACAACCCGCTGCTCCAATTACATTGACAGGTGATAGACCTGAAAAACGTGTGCCTATGACACGTTTGAGAACACGTATTGCAGAGCGTCTTTTAAGTGCTCAACACAATGCTGCTATTTTAACGACCTTTAATGAAATCAACATGAAGCCAGTGATGGATTTACGGAATCGTTATAAAGATCAATTTGAAAAGCAACATGGTGTTAAATTAGGTTTTATGTCTTTCTTCACCAAAGCGGTGATTGAAGCTTTAAAACGTTTCCCTGTTGTGAATGCCTCTCTTGATGGCACAGATATGATATATCACGGCTACTTTGATATAGGGGTTGCGGTATCTTCTCCACGTGGATTAGTAGTACCTGTTCTCAGAGATGCTGATAAATTGAGCTTAGCAGGAATTGAAAAATCGATATCTGCGCTTGGCATGAAAGCAAAAGAGGGAACGCTCTCTATTGAAGAGATGACAGGCGGCACCTTTACCATTTCTAATGGTGGTGTGTTTGGATCACTCCTATCAACACCTATTTTAAATCCACCTCAAACAGGTATTTTAGGGATGCATAAAATAGAAGAACGCCCAGTGGTTGAGAAGGGTGAAATTGTCATTAGACCCATGATGTATGTAGCGCTCTCTTATGATCATCGAATGATTGATGGTGCTGAGTCTGTTCGCTTCTTAGTGACAATTAAGGATTTAATTGAAGATCCAGCGCGCTTACTCTTAGACATTTAA
- a CDS encoding 2-oxoglutarate dehydrogenase E1 component — translation MQETMNALWETSPLAGGNAHYLEYLYELYLQDPNSVPSEWQKYFASLPSVNGQNAKDISHADIREHFVALAKLPPELRGGNHSQQPQAHHSVSLEHERKQMQVLRLINAYRLQGHLHAQIDPLSMREIPKECSTELSLEDHGLTVEDMGTVFDVETFVGPRHMTLGELYRALNDTYCGSVGTEYMHIQSPEERKWIQERIESTRTNPKFSAEKKEHILERITSAEGLEQYLGKKYPGAKRFSLEGSESLIPLMDELIQRGGAQGVREMVVGMAHRGRLNVLINILGKNPSDLFDEFEGKAVLAYESGDVKYHQGFSSDVSTDGGNVHLALAFNPSHLEIVTPVVIGSVRARQARSKDIDLNKVVPIAIHGDSAFSGQGVVMETLNMSLTRGYGVGGTVHIVINNQVGFTTSNPQDMRSTLYCTDVGKAVLAPIFHVNGDDPEAVVLVAQLAIDYRMKFNKDVIIDLVSYRRHGHNEADDPSATQPVMYRKIKKHPTTRDVYAKQLVKLSVLSAEKANELVALNRKMLDEGQTVAKKIVKGHKLPNAIDWTPYFSDDWRQAVKTGISKEKIVELSKMLLTLPENFSIHSRVGKTYEDRAKMAAGEIPVDWGFAETLAYAALLDEKTAVRISGQDSGRGTFFHRHAVLHDQKDGHSHTPLKKVANGDTPFTVIDSILSEEAVMAFEYGYTTADPTTLVIWEAQFGDFANGAQVVIDQFISSGEQKWGRLCGLVLFLPHGYEGQGPEHSSARLERYLQLCAEHNIQVCVPTNAAQVFHMIRRQMIRNLRIPLVVMTPKSLLRHKAAGSELNDFINGEFQLIIPEVEDLKPADVTKIILCSGKVYYDLVAARTQQQRKDIAIMRIEQLYPFPEPELKEAMAKYPNAHKVIWCQEEPKNQGAWYPSQHHIIACLNKNQSLQYAGRKASAATAAGYIAAHNEQQSILVNDALNL, via the coding sequence ATGCAAGAAACCATGAATGCTTTGTGGGAAACCTCACCATTAGCTGGAGGGAACGCACACTATCTTGAATATCTCTATGAACTTTATCTTCAAGATCCCAATTCAGTCCCTTCAGAGTGGCAAAAATATTTTGCATCGTTGCCATCTGTGAATGGACAAAATGCTAAAGATATTTCACATGCTGATATTAGAGAGCATTTTGTTGCTTTAGCTAAGCTACCGCCAGAACTTCGAGGTGGAAACCACTCACAACAACCTCAAGCGCATCATAGCGTCTCTTTAGAACATGAGCGTAAACAAATGCAAGTATTGCGATTAATAAATGCATATCGTTTACAAGGCCATTTGCACGCACAGATTGATCCGCTCAGCATGCGTGAAATACCCAAAGAATGCTCAACAGAATTATCTCTTGAAGATCATGGTTTGACCGTAGAAGACATGGGTACTGTCTTTGATGTTGAGACCTTTGTTGGCCCAAGACACATGACTTTAGGGGAATTGTATCGTGCATTAAACGACACCTACTGCGGTTCAGTGGGAACAGAGTATATGCATATTCAATCTCCTGAAGAAAGAAAATGGATTCAAGAACGCATTGAAAGCACAAGAACAAATCCAAAATTCTCTGCTGAAAAGAAAGAACATATCTTAGAGCGTATTACCTCTGCTGAAGGTTTAGAACAATACCTTGGTAAAAAATACCCAGGTGCAAAACGTTTCTCCCTAGAAGGCTCAGAATCGTTAATTCCTTTAATGGATGAACTAATTCAACGCGGTGGCGCACAGGGCGTTCGTGAAATGGTCGTTGGTATGGCGCACCGAGGACGTCTCAATGTTTTAATTAATATTTTAGGTAAAAATCCGAGCGATTTATTTGATGAATTTGAAGGAAAAGCCGTACTTGCTTATGAATCAGGGGATGTAAAATACCATCAAGGTTTTTCATCAGATGTATCTACGGATGGCGGTAATGTACATTTGGCGCTTGCCTTTAATCCTTCACATTTAGAAATTGTGACACCTGTTGTGATTGGCTCTGTGCGTGCGCGTCAGGCTCGATCCAAAGACATAGATTTAAATAAAGTAGTGCCTATTGCTATTCATGGGGATTCTGCATTTTCAGGTCAAGGTGTTGTAATGGAAACCTTGAACATGTCTCTAACCAGAGGCTATGGTGTAGGTGGTACTGTCCATATTGTGATTAACAATCAAGTTGGTTTTACCACATCTAATCCTCAAGATATGCGCTCCACTTTGTACTGCACAGATGTGGGCAAAGCAGTTTTAGCACCTATTTTCCATGTTAATGGTGATGATCCTGAAGCTGTTGTGTTGGTTGCACAATTAGCGATTGATTATCGTATGAAATTTAACAAAGACGTGATTATCGATTTGGTAAGCTATCGTCGCCATGGGCATAATGAAGCCGATGATCCTTCTGCAACACAACCTGTGATGTATCGTAAAATTAAGAAACATCCAACCACACGTGACGTATATGCGAAACAGTTGGTAAAGCTCAGTGTATTATCAGCAGAAAAAGCCAATGAGCTGGTCGCCCTCAATCGTAAAATGTTAGATGAAGGTCAAACCGTTGCTAAGAAAATAGTGAAAGGGCATAAACTGCCAAACGCAATTGATTGGACACCGTATTTTAGTGACGATTGGCGTCAAGCAGTAAAGACAGGCATTTCTAAAGAGAAAATTGTCGAGCTTTCAAAAATGCTTTTAACATTGCCAGAGAATTTCTCTATACATTCAAGAGTTGGCAAAACTTATGAAGACAGAGCTAAAATGGCAGCAGGAGAAATACCTGTAGATTGGGGATTTGCTGAAACCTTAGCCTATGCCGCATTGTTAGATGAAAAAACCGCGGTTCGCATTTCTGGTCAAGACAGTGGTCGTGGTACTTTCTTCCATCGTCACGCTGTTTTGCATGATCAGAAAGATGGTCATTCTCATACACCACTTAAGAAAGTTGCAAATGGTGATACGCCTTTTACAGTCATTGATTCCATTCTATCTGAAGAAGCGGTGATGGCTTTTGAATATGGTTATACCACAGCCGATCCTACAACATTGGTGATCTGGGAAGCACAGTTTGGTGATTTTGCAAATGGTGCTCAAGTAGTGATTGACCAATTCATCAGCTCTGGTGAACAAAAATGGGGGCGTTTGTGTGGATTGGTTCTTTTCTTGCCACATGGTTATGAAGGTCAAGGTCCAGAGCATTCTTCTGCGCGCCTAGAAAGATATTTGCAATTGTGTGCTGAACATAATATTCAAGTGTGTGTGCCCACAAATGCAGCGCAAGTATTTCATATGATTCGCAGACAAATGATTAGAAATCTCCGCATTCCATTAGTGGTGATGACACCTAAGAGTTTGTTAAGACATAAAGCAGCTGGTTCGGAGTTAAATGACTTTATCAACGGGGAGTTCCAATTAATTATCCCTGAAGTTGAAGATCTTAAACCCGCAGATGTGACTAAGATTATTTTATGCAGTGGTAAGGTTTATTATGATCTTGTTGCGGCAAGAACTCAGCAACAAAGAAAAGATATAGCAATTATGCGTATTGAGCAGCTGTATCCATTCCCTGAGCCTGAGTTAAAAGAAGCAATGGCAAAATATCCTAATGCGCATAAAGTAATTTGGTGCCAAGAAGAACCTAAGAACCAAGGTGCTTGGTATCCTTCTCAGCATCACATTATTGCATGCTTAAATAAAAACCAATCATTGCAGTATGCTGGACGCAAAGCGTCAGCTGCAACAGCGGCGGGTTATATAGCAGCGCATAATGAGCAGCAAAGTATTTTAGTAAATGATGCATTAAACCTCTAA
- a CDS encoding succinate dehydrogenase iron-sulfur subunit, producing the protein MRFSIFRFDPEKDNKPTMQHYELDIEQTGMVMVLDALLAIKAQQDESLSFRRSCGEGVCGSDGMNINGKNRLACITPIRSLSGPIVIRPFPGFPVIRDLIVDMTQFYTQYGKAQPFLKNKQPPPPKERLQSPEDRAKLDGLYECILCGCCSSSCPSYWWNPDKFMGPAALLQASRFILDSRDDQTHERLDQLNDAYSVFRCRGIMNCVDVCPKGLNPTQAIAEIRTQILKDDT; encoded by the coding sequence ATGCGTTTTTCTATATTTAGATTTGATCCTGAAAAAGATAACAAGCCAACCATGCAGCATTATGAGTTAGATATTGAACAAACTGGTATGGTGATGGTGTTAGATGCATTACTTGCAATTAAGGCACAGCAAGATGAATCACTTTCTTTTAGGCGCTCTTGTGGAGAAGGGGTTTGTGGATCCGATGGGATGAACATAAATGGTAAAAACAGATTGGCCTGCATTACCCCCATTCGTTCTTTGTCTGGCCCTATTGTGATTCGACCCTTTCCAGGTTTTCCTGTTATTCGTGATTTAATTGTGGATATGACACAATTTTATACTCAATACGGAAAAGCACAGCCATTTTTAAAGAATAAACAACCACCGCCACCTAAAGAACGTTTACAGTCTCCTGAAGACAGAGCGAAGCTTGATGGGCTTTATGAGTGTATCTTGTGTGGTTGCTGTTCAAGTAGTTGCCCATCTTATTGGTGGAACCCAGATAAATTTATGGGACCTGCTGCTTTATTACAGGCTTCACGCTTTATTTTAGACAGTCGTGATGATCAAACGCACGAGCGTTTAGATCAGCTTAATGATGCATACAGTGTCTTCCGATGCCGAGGAATCATGAATTGCGTAGATGTTTGCCCTAAAGGTCTTAATCCAACGCAAGCGATCGCCGAGATTCGTACTCAGATTTTGAAGGATGATACTTGA
- the sdhA gene encoding succinate dehydrogenase flavoprotein subunit — protein sequence MATPPTRTFDAIIVGAGGAGMRASLELASKGRKVALVSKVFPTRSHTVSAQGGITVALGNKHPDNWHWHMFDTVKGSDYLGDQDCIEYMCRVGPEVIYELEHMGLPFSRFEDGKIYQRPFGGQSKNFGGEQATRTAAAADRTGHALLHTLYQKNLEHEVTTFSEWYALDLVKNQKGAVVGVVVLDIESGEVLFLASKAVILATGGSGQIFHSTTNALINTGDGIGMVLRAGFAVQDMEMWQFHPTGIAGAGVLVTEGCRGEGGYLINKNGERFMERYAPNAKDLASRDVVARSMALEIREGRGCGKEGDHVLLKLDHLGEEIIKSRLPGIRELAITFANADPIKDPIPVVPTCHYMMGGIPTNVHAQVLDCQGEGKDSIVPGLYAVGECACVSVHGANRLGGNSLLDLVVFGRAAGIHINDSLNQGMDDTLVSTDDIDQALSRLRRWDGSTKGERIADIRIEMKRVMQNDFSVFRTKLVMQEGIEKLKALRERLSKAVLEDKSSVFNTARIEALELDNLMAVAIATAISAHAREESRGAHSREDFPKRDDKNWLKHTLYFANDSIKYRPVNNKPNLVEAFEPKERVY from the coding sequence ATGGCAACTCCTCCGACACGTACATTTGATGCCATCATTGTTGGCGCTGGTGGTGCGGGTATGCGCGCCTCCCTTGAACTTGCTTCTAAAGGACGCAAGGTAGCATTAGTGTCAAAAGTGTTTCCAACACGATCGCACACGGTTTCTGCACAAGGCGGTATTACCGTCGCTTTAGGCAATAAACATCCAGATAATTGGCATTGGCATATGTTTGATACGGTTAAAGGATCAGACTACTTAGGCGATCAAGACTGTATTGAGTATATGTGTCGCGTTGGGCCAGAAGTTATTTATGAGCTTGAACATATGGGCTTGCCTTTTTCTCGATTTGAGGATGGTAAAATTTATCAGCGCCCCTTTGGCGGACAATCCAAAAATTTTGGCGGCGAGCAAGCAACACGTACTGCGGCTGCCGCCGATAGAACAGGTCATGCTTTATTGCATACGCTTTATCAAAAAAATCTTGAACATGAAGTGACAACCTTTAGTGAATGGTATGCACTTGATTTAGTCAAAAATCAAAAAGGTGCTGTGGTTGGTGTTGTTGTTTTAGATATTGAAAGTGGCGAAGTTTTATTTTTGGCCAGTAAAGCTGTCATTTTAGCAACGGGTGGCTCAGGTCAAATATTTCATTCAACCACCAATGCACTCATCAATACGGGTGATGGCATCGGAATGGTGTTACGTGCAGGCTTTGCTGTACAAGACATGGAAATGTGGCAGTTTCATCCGACAGGTATTGCTGGTGCCGGTGTATTGGTCACTGAAGGATGCCGAGGTGAAGGTGGCTATTTGATCAATAAAAATGGTGAGCGATTCATGGAACGTTATGCACCAAATGCAAAAGATTTGGCATCGCGCGATGTGGTTGCTCGCTCCATGGCACTGGAAATCAGAGAAGGCCGTGGTTGTGGTAAAGAAGGTGATCACGTGCTCTTGAAGCTGGATCATTTAGGCGAAGAAATTATTAAGTCACGCTTGCCAGGTATTCGTGAATTGGCCATTACCTTTGCAAATGCCGATCCCATTAAAGATCCTATTCCTGTTGTTCCAACCTGCCATTATATGATGGGTGGTATTCCTACAAATGTGCATGCACAAGTATTGGATTGTCAGGGAGAGGGTAAAGACAGCATCGTTCCAGGTTTATATGCTGTGGGAGAATGTGCTTGTGTGTCTGTGCATGGTGCAAATCGATTAGGTGGTAATTCTTTGTTAGATTTAGTGGTATTTGGTAGAGCTGCTGGTATTCATATCAATGATAGTTTGAATCAAGGGATGGATGATACCCTTGTTTCTACGGACGATATTGATCAAGCTTTGTCTCGCCTAAGAAGATGGGATGGTTCTACCAAAGGCGAACGGATTGCAGATATTCGCATTGAAATGAAACGTGTTATGCAAAATGACTTCAGCGTGTTTCGAACAAAACTGGTTATGCAAGAAGGTATTGAGAAATTAAAAGCCTTGAGAGAGCGATTAAGCAAAGCGGTGTTAGAAGATAAAAGCAGTGTATTTAATACAGCGCGTATTGAAGCACTAGAGTTGGATAATCTTATGGCCGTTGCGATTGCAACAGCTATTTCTGCTCATGCACGCGAAGAGAGCCGTGGTGCGCATTCTCGAGAGGATTTCCCTAAACGTGACGATAAAAACTGGTTGAAGCATACGCTGTATTTTGCGAATGATTCCATCAAATATCGCCCCGTAAATAATAAGCCTAACTTGGTTGAAGCATTTGAACCCAAAGAACGAGTTTACTAA
- the sdhD gene encoding succinate dehydrogenase, hydrophobic membrane anchor protein, with protein sequence MSFGGTGMRDWLIQRFSAVILSLYTVACLWFLLSHREITFASWYAFFMHPAMKIATLLALVSLSLHAWIGLWTVLTDYVHQTAVRYFLQTIIIVALFAYFFWGFQILYYF encoded by the coding sequence ATGAGTTTTGGTGGAACAGGTATGAGAGATTGGCTGATTCAACGATTCAGCGCAGTGATACTAAGCTTGTATACGGTTGCTTGCTTGTGGTTTCTGCTATCTCATAGAGAAATTACTTTTGCAAGTTGGTACGCCTTTTTTATGCACCCTGCCATGAAAATAGCAACTTTGTTGGCTTTGGTCAGTTTGAGCTTACATGCTTGGATTGGTTTGTGGACCGTGTTAACAGATTATGTCCATCAAACAGCGGTACGATATTTTTTACAAACAATAATCATCGTAGCGTTATTTGCTTACTTCTTTTGGGGCTTCCAGATTCTCTATTATTTCTAA
- the sdhC gene encoding succinate dehydrogenase, cytochrome b556 subunit, producing MKDKRPKNINPLTIRLPLTALVSIGHRISGIVVFLFIPLLLCGLGESLKSEAAFLDMRLWFQAAWVKVILWGFIAAFAFHFIAGLRHMLMDCHIGDSLKSGRVGAVMVLIATFVIAGLAAWCIGSVS from the coding sequence GTGAAAGACAAACGACCCAAAAACATCAACCCTCTCACTATAAGATTGCCGCTGACTGCACTTGTATCTATTGGTCATCGGATCAGTGGTATCGTGGTATTTTTATTTATCCCTTTGTTACTGTGTGGACTTGGTGAGTCACTCAAGTCAGAAGCTGCTTTTTTAGATATGCGGCTTTGGTTTCAGGCCGCTTGGGTGAAAGTCATTCTGTGGGGCTTTATTGCAGCATTTGCGTTTCATTTTATCGCAGGATTGCGACACATGCTGATGGATTGCCATATCGGTGATTCGTTAAAATCAGGTCGTGTAGGCGCTGTGATGGTATTGATTGCTACATTTGTTATAGCCGGCCTCGCTGCTTGGTGTATAGGGAGCGTGTCATGA
- the gltA gene encoding citrate synthase, giving the protein MGDVAKLTLPNQNQAIDLPLLSGTLGPQVVDVGALAKHGYFTFDPGFRSTAACESKITYIDGDKGILLYRGYPIEELAEKSNYLEVCYLLLYGELPTQERKDYFCNKIKIHTMVHEQLSHFFNGFRRDAHPMAVMCGVVGALSAFYHDSLDILNEKHREIAALRLIAKMPTLAAMCYKYSIGHPFVYPQNKMGFSENFLNMMFSVPCDDTQPSPTLSKAMDKIFILHADHEQNASTSTVRLAGSSGANPFACIAAGIAALWGPAHGGANEAVLAMLEEIETPKNIPKYLARAKDKSDPFRLMGFGHRVYKNFDPRATVLRQSCHEVLNELGIHNDPLFEIALTLEQIALKDDYFVEKKLYPNVDFYSGIILRAMGIPTNMFTVIFALSRTVGWIAHWNEMIGEPNQSINRPRQLYTGEKDRKYTPIEQRK; this is encoded by the coding sequence ATGGGAGATGTTGCAAAACTAACTTTACCAAATCAAAATCAAGCGATTGATTTACCATTACTGTCAGGCACCTTAGGACCTCAAGTTGTTGATGTGGGTGCATTGGCCAAACATGGATATTTCACTTTTGATCCTGGTTTTAGATCCACTGCCGCTTGTGAATCTAAAATTACCTACATTGATGGCGATAAAGGTATTTTGCTGTACCGTGGTTATCCTATCGAAGAGCTTGCTGAAAAATCTAATTATTTAGAAGTTTGCTATTTACTACTCTATGGTGAATTACCTACTCAAGAACGCAAAGATTATTTTTGCAATAAAATTAAAATTCATACCATGGTGCATGAGCAATTAAGCCACTTTTTTAATGGCTTTAGACGCGATGCACACCCCATGGCTGTAATGTGTGGCGTGGTCGGTGCCCTATCTGCTTTCTATCATGATTCTCTTGATATTTTGAATGAAAAACATAGAGAAATTGCGGCACTCAGATTAATTGCAAAAATGCCGACTTTGGCAGCAATGTGCTACAAATATTCTATTGGACATCCCTTTGTGTATCCTCAAAATAAGATGGGATTTTCTGAAAACTTTTTAAATATGATGTTTTCCGTTCCTTGCGATGATACACAGCCTAGCCCTACTTTAAGCAAAGCAATGGATAAGATTTTTATTCTCCATGCTGATCATGAACAAAATGCTTCTACTTCCACCGTCCGATTAGCAGGCTCATCTGGTGCAAACCCTTTTGCATGTATCGCAGCCGGTATTGCAGCCCTCTGGGGACCAGCTCATGGTGGTGCTAATGAAGCAGTTTTAGCGATGTTAGAAGAAATTGAAACCCCTAAAAATATTCCTAAATATTTAGCGCGTGCCAAAGATAAAAGCGATCCTTTCAGATTGATGGGTTTTGGGCATCGTGTATATAAGAACTTTGATCCACGTGCCACAGTTTTAAGACAAAGCTGTCATGAAGTACTCAACGAACTTGGCATTCATAACGATCCTTTATTTGAAATTGCTCTAACACTCGAACAAATTGCACTGAAAGATGATTATTTTGTCGAAAAGAAACTATATCCCAACGTAGATTTTTACTCCGGTATTATTTTACGAGCCATGGGGATCCCAACCAATATGTTTACTGTTATTTTTGCATTATCACGTACTGTCGGCTGGATTGCGCATTGGAATGAAATGATTGGCGAGCCTAATCAAAGCATCAATAGACCCAGACAACTCTATACGGGAGAAAAAGATAGAAAATATACCCCCATTGAACAACGAAAATAG